The window gcacttttcaacagaagtgcatgacggaccaaaaatatgacctcattttatttgtttgatagatatcgtattattcgttgttgttcgttcggtgaaatttcctaatatttgattgttgtgtttctaattagagcaccccataatcacTCAATATGAGGGGATaataaatgaaagatactgattataaattttaaagagctcgtggcaacgcacgggcgttatactagtaAAACTATAATGAGGCTAGCCACTCTCACAAGGCTCCCCCAATTTGGAGCTTTGTTGGCCGTCGGATCTGCATTCCAGCGCGTCTGAGTCATCAGATCTTCACGACGGTTAAAACTAATTGTCACCCGGCGGTAGTTTTCATTGTCCAACGATCAGGGGGCTCGCGCGGCACGCTGGTTGGCTGGGTCGCCTGTTTCCGCGTGCAGGGCGTTTTTTCCAATCCCCACCACGCGCTCCGCACCCAATCCCCCGTCTCCCCAAGCCCCAGTCCCCACCGGACAAATCCTAGCCTCACCAAGCCCcacacctcgtgctcctccctcatACATCCTCGTTAGCGGCCGCCGCCGTTCTGCCTCCCCTCCTCTCTCCCCTACAACCACGTCGCCAGGAGGAAGCCGCTGTTCGTGGCGCCATGCCGCTGCCGGGGTGTTGCGCACACTTCGTTCCCCACAGCCCCTCCCTCATCCTCGCTCATCACCGCCGCTGCCTGCTACTCCCCTCAACCACCGTTGGTGCTTCTGGGTCGAATCTGGCGTTGGTGGGTCGGAGCTCGAGCTAGAGGCCAAGACGGGGAAGGTCAGAAAAATGAGAGACCGGATGGAGGTGCTCGAGACCGGGGAAGCTGGAGATGGTGAGATCCCTCTCCCCATATCTATTCTCTTAGTTTTTCCTCTTCAAACCTTCATTGATGGTCTCTCTCCCTTAGCACAATTAGCTTCACTGGCCATCCGGTGGTTGGATCACGGGCCAACGCTCTGGTCGCGATGGGGTTGAGCTGCGCAGGAGGGGGAGGAGGCTGGCGACAGGGAACCGTGCCAGGGAGGAGGCAAGGTATGTGTTGTCCCGTGTTTTTTCTCTTCACGTTTTTCTCCTACCATGTATCTCTTTGTTTCTAGAGTGGATCCATGCCACCAAATTCTTGGATAAATAATGAGTGCCTAGATATGTATGCTGACATGTGAGTTAATTATTTGGAAAAAATATAATCATATATGTATTGCCAACAATTTTTATGTTTAAAGCAACCAATTTTGTGAAAAGAGTGGAGAGAAAGATACATGTGCAATTTCTTGATGTTACAACGCATGGATACTCGATCTTTAAACATAAGCACGGATGAATAGGTACAAATTCGAGGAAAGGCCAATGAAATAGTTGTCTGTACACATATGTGCCAGTTTTATACCTGGTTGTCTGGTTGCATTATTTATCCGGTTTCAATTCAGTTTGAGTAGATTGTTATCCGTGAGCGATACTTGCTACTATTTGTTGCCATGCACCAATTTGCATACCTATTTTAGGCATAGAAACCAACCATGACTGAAAATCATGTATATGTAATTTAGTATGATTCATGGTGAGAAAATCATGATTCAATAAACGAAAGGTGGTTTGTTTTGCTAACAGTATTGAGTATAAATGTAAATCACAGATCGTACGCTGCTGCTATAGGCTCCATGTTGTTTATGCTAGACAACACAACGGTGCTTGTGTTATCTATAGTTGAAGTCACAGTTTAATATTCTTTGCTTTATGTTTGGGTTATATGTGGTTGAAGGGACGTCCTTGTTAGTTTGCATGGTCTATGTAAGAAGGGGCAGTACAATGCTTGTCAAGTTTGTTTATATTCGGATGGCTGTTGAATTCTGGACAATGGAGACGTGAATTTGTTACGTACATAGGTACTAGCCATAGGATACTTTACTCATTGACGATAGGTAGTTTTAGAGAACTTCTGAAAATTCTAATCCAGGTTTTCTGTGTTCCATTCAGGAAGAACGCACAGTCTGCACTGGGGTATAATTTATCTACTACTTACCTTTGTGTCTCGACATATGCTTGTAATGCATCGTGCTACCAGAGGCCAACATTATCCAGTATCATAGCGATGCTAAAAATGCCTATTGGTTACTCCGCATATTCTCATCTGATTTCTCATATATAGATATTAATTTCCTTTCATGGGAGGCCTTCATTACATTTCAGCAGCAGTTGCGGATGTGGTCGGTGGTTGAGGGAGGGTCTCCGACTAGAGCAGCAGGAGCAAGGAGCTCGAGGAAGTTCAGGTTTGCCTCTACATCCCCTCTCTTTCCTCCACTTTGTTCTTGCATTTAGATGAT is drawn from Triticum dicoccoides isolate Atlit2015 ecotype Zavitan chromosome 4A, WEW_v2.0, whole genome shotgun sequence and contains these coding sequences:
- the LOC119285919 gene encoding uncharacterized protein LOC119285919 isoform X3, with the translated sequence MLHWPSGGWITGQRSGRDGVELRRRGRRLATGNRAREEARKNAQSALGSCGCGRWLREGLRLEQQEQGARGSSGLWPLTGCDSGHAAYYED
- the LOC119285919 gene encoding uncharacterized protein LOC119285919 isoform X2, producing MLHWPSGGWITGQRSGRDGVELRRRGRRLATGNRAREEARKNAQSALGSSCGCGRWLREGLRLEQQEQGARGSSGLWPLTGCDSGHAAYYED